The genomic interval GCGAAAGCCCCGCCGAACCGGCCGATGGGGGTGCGCAGGGGTTCGCAGATGACGACGTCGAGCGGCACGGCGGGGCCTTTCCTTCAGGGCGACCAGGGCGACGGGCGGGGCGCGGGTGGCGGGGCGCGGGTGGCGGGGCGGTGGACGGTGAGGTGAGGTGAGGTGACCTTCGCATCCGGTGACTGAGCGGGTCCAATACCGGATGTGCCCCCTTTTCAGAGGCCCGGCGTCTCAATCGGTCCTCCGCCCGTTCCGCGTACGGGGGTCGGCAGGGCGTCCCGGGCGACGGCGAGCACGGCGTGCAGGGCGGCGGAGGGGTTGTCGGCACGCCAGGCGAGGGCCGCCTGGCGACGGATGGGCGGTCCGGTGAGGGGCCGGTAGACCAGTCCGCTCTGCTGGATGTGGCGTACGGAGGTGACCGTGAGGGTGACGCCGACCCCGGCGGCGACGAGCGCCATGATCGTGTACGAGTCGGGGGCCTCCTGGACGACGCGCGGGGTGAACCCGGCACCCTCGCAGGCCTCGGTCATGGCGTCGCGCACGGTGGAGCCGGAGTTGGCGGGGAAGGAGACGAACGGTTCGTCCGCCAGCTCGCCGAGCGGTACCGCCTCGTGCCGGGCGAGCGGGTGGTCGAACGGCAGGGCGCACAGCAGCTCCTCCTCGTCGATCACCCGGTGCTCCACTCCTGGCCGGGTCACCGGCAGCCGGACGAAGCCCAGGTCGAGGGAGCCGTCGGCGACCCGGGACAGGGCGACGTTGGCGTACGTCTGGCCGGTCATGACCAGTTCGAGGCCGGGGTGTGCGGCGCGCACGGCGCGGGTGAGGCGGGGCAGCGTCTCGTGGCTGGAGGCGCCGGCGAAGCCGACGGTCACCCGGCCGTACTCGCCCCGGCCCGCCGAGCGGGCGGCCCGGACGGCGGTGTCGAGGTCGTCGAGGACGGTCCGTACGGGGTCGAGGAAGGTCTCCCCCGCGCCGGTGAGCCGGACGGAGCGCGTGTTGCGGCGGAACAGCTGGACCCCCAGTTCCTTCTCCAGTTGCCGGACCTGCTGGCTCAGGGGCGGCTGTGCCATCTGGAGGCGTTTGGCGGCCCGGCCGAAGTGCAGCTCCTCGGCCACGGCGAGGAAGGCCTTGAGGTGGCGCAGTTCCACGGAACACTCCCTCGCGTCATTGATATGCCCCCGGTCTTGATCCGACCTTAATTCGGTATTGGACAGCCATCAATGGGTGCTGACACCGTGGGGTCCGCGTATGCGGACGATGAGGAGAACCGTGGACCGGACGGCCGGAAAGGTCATGTCGATGAGGGAGGCCGTCGCCGCCTTCGTCCGCGACGAAGACACCGTGAGTCTCGAAGGGTTCACGCACCTCGTCCCGACCGCCGCCGGTCACGAGATCATCCGGCAGGGCCGCCGGAATCTCACGGTCGTCCGGATGACGGCGGACATCGTGGTGGACCAGATGCTGGCGGCCGGGTGCGTGTCGGGGCTGGTCTCCTCCTTCGTGGGGAACTCCTCCGCCGGTTCGCTCGGGGAGCTGCGGCGGCGGATCGAGCACGCCGACCCGGAGCCGCTGGCGTTCGAGGAGTACAGCCACTACGTGATGGTGTGCCGCTATCTCGCGGGGGCGCAGCGGCTGCCGTTCTACCCGCTGCGCTCGTACGCCGGCAGCGACCTGCCGTCCGTCAACCCCGGCATCCGCAAGGTCGTCTCGCCCTACCCGGCCGCCGACGGGGGAACCGAGCGGATCTACGTCGTACCGCCCGTCAACCCGGACGTGACGATCGTCCACGCGCAGCGCGCCGACCGCCGGGGCAACACCCAGGTCTGGGGGCTGACCGGCGTCCAGGCCGAGGCGGTGTACGCGGCGGAGAAGGCGGTCGTGGTGGTGGAGGAGCTGGTGGCGGACGAGGTGGTCCGCTCGGACCCGAACCGCACGCTGATTCCGGCCCACGCGGTCGACGCGGTGGTGGTCTGCCCGCGCGGGGCGCACCCCTCGTTCGCGCAGGGCTACTACGACCGGGACAACGCCTTCTACCGCTCCTGGTCCGCGATCAGCAAGGACCCGGCTCGGCTGCGGAAGTGGCTGGCGGAGTGGGTGTACGGCACCGCCGACCACGCGGAGTACGTGGCGAAGCTGGGCGAGGAGTTCTGGGCGGGGCTGGCGGTCGGCGAGGCGCTGAGCGAGCCGGTGAACTACGGGAGGCGGCTGTGAGCGAGCAGGACCCGGAAGCCTCGCGGCCCGTCACCTCCTCGGAGTTGCTGTCGGTCGTCGCCTCGCGTGAACTGGCCGGACGCCGCGCGGTGTTCGCCGGCATCGGGCTGCCTACGCTGGCGGCCGAGCTGGCGCGGCTGACCGTCGCGCCGGGCATCGAGGTGGTGTACGAGTCCGGGGTCTGCGGGGCGCACCCCTCCCGGCTGCCGGAGACCATCGCGGACGCCGTCCTGATCACCGGGGCCGAAGCGGTGGTGTCGATGCCCACCCTGTTCGGCTCGGTGCTCCAGGGCGGGCACATCGACGTGGGTTTCCTGGGGGCCGCGCAGATCGACCGGTGGGGCAGCCTCAACACCTCGGCCATCGGGGACTGGGACCGCCCGTCGGTGCGGCTGCCGGGTTCCGGTGGCGCGGTCGAGGTGATGGCGAACGCCCGGGAGGTGTTCGTGGTGATGCGCCGCCACACACCGCGTTCCTTCGCCGACACCCTCGACTTCTGCACCACGCCGGGCCCGGACCGGGCGCTGGCGGACGGGATCCGCCCGCTGGGCGTCGGCGTCACCCGTGTCGTCACCGAACTGGGCGTCCTCGCCAGGGAGGGTGTCGGTGACGAACTGCGGCTGGTCGCCGTCCATCCCGGGGTCACCGTCGAACAGGTGCGGGCCGCGACCGGCTGGGAGCTGAAGGCGGCCGGCA from Streptomyces sp. CA-278952 carries:
- a CDS encoding LysR family transcriptional regulator produces the protein MELRHLKAFLAVAEELHFGRAAKRLQMAQPPLSQQVRQLEKELGVQLFRRNTRSVRLTGAGETFLDPVRTVLDDLDTAVRAARSAGRGEYGRVTVGFAGASSHETLPRLTRAVRAAHPGLELVMTGQTYANVALSRVADGSLDLGFVRLPVTRPGVEHRVIDEEELLCALPFDHPLARHEAVPLGELADEPFVSFPANSGSTVRDAMTEACEGAGFTPRVVQEAPDSYTIMALVAAGVGVTLTVTSVRHIQQSGLVYRPLTGPPIRRQAALAWRADNPSAALHAVLAVARDALPTPVRGTGGGPIETPGL
- a CDS encoding CoA transferase subunit A is translated as MRRTVDRTAGKVMSMREAVAAFVRDEDTVSLEGFTHLVPTAAGHEIIRQGRRNLTVVRMTADIVVDQMLAAGCVSGLVSSFVGNSSAGSLGELRRRIEHADPEPLAFEEYSHYVMVCRYLAGAQRLPFYPLRSYAGSDLPSVNPGIRKVVSPYPAADGGTERIYVVPPVNPDVTIVHAQRADRRGNTQVWGLTGVQAEAVYAAEKAVVVVEELVADEVVRSDPNRTLIPAHAVDAVVVCPRGAHPSFAQGYYDRDNAFYRSWSAISKDPARLRKWLAEWVYGTADHAEYVAKLGEEFWAGLAVGEALSEPVNYGRRL
- a CDS encoding CoA-transferase subunit beta — protein: MSEQDPEASRPVTSSELLSVVASRELAGRRAVFAGIGLPTLAAELARLTVAPGIEVVYESGVCGAHPSRLPETIADAVLITGAEAVVSMPTLFGSVLQGGHIDVGFLGAAQIDRWGSLNTSAIGDWDRPSVRLPGSGGAVEVMANAREVFVVMRRHTPRSFADTLDFCTTPGPDRALADGIRPLGVGVTRVVTELGVLAREGVGDELRLVAVHPGVTVEQVRAATGWELKAAGTVATTAPPTAAELRLLRDDVDPDRVYLR